The genomic region GCATCATTGGCGTATGCGCCAATGAAGATGGCTGCTCACCCACCTCCCAGTGCGTGCACGATCTCGATGCGGTCGCCTTCGGACAGGGGGTGTCCGGCATGCCGCCCGCGCGGCACGATCTCGCCATTGACCTCCACCGCGACCCGGCGCAGGGCCAGGCCTTCGGCTTCGAGCAGGGCGGCGATGGTGGTGGCTTCGGTCCGGCGCGGTTCGCCGTTGAGGGTGATCTCCATGGCGGCATTGTCCCGCCGCCGGGGCGGGGTGTGAAGGGTGGTCCCGGGCTTTGCCCGGGTGCCGCCATGCTGTATTTCATGACGCACTGCGGCGTGAGTCATGGCGGCATGGCCTGTAATGCTGTGTCCATCCGCTGGCGTATGCCGGAGGGATGCATGCATGCCATGACCGCAATCGCGGAGCCGCCGAAGGATGGCCTGTGCCACGGTCTGCCTTGGGCTTGATCCACCGAACGACATTAGGGATATCGATGAGAACACTTGAAATGAAGGCCCCCGTCCGCACCGGGCTGGCCGCCGCGTTGGTCGCGTCAATGGCGCTCGCTGCCGCCACGCCGGCCATGGCGCAGACCTTCTCGCAGACCGTCTTCTTTGGCGACAGCCTGACCGATTCGGGCCACTATCGGCCGGCGCTGGTGGAGGCCGGCGGACCGTCGGCGGCGATCCTCGGCAAGTTCACCACCAACCCGGGCCTGGTCTGGGCCGAGTATCTGGCCGACTTCTACGGCGCAGCGGCTCACAGCGCGAACCAGGGTGGCACCAATTACGCCGTCGGTGGCGCGATGGTGGCGACCGACCGCAGCGGCGCCCTGGGTCCGACCCCGTCGCTGGCGACCCAGGTCGGCAACTACCTGTCCACCACCGGCGGCCGGGCCGATGCCAATGCCCTTTACACCCTGTGGGGTGGCGCCAACGACATCTTCGCGGTCACCGCCGGCGCGCCGGCGGAGCAGACCATTGGTGCCGCGGTCAGCGCCCAGATCGGCCTGGTCGGCAGCCTGCAGGCGGCCGGCGCGCGCTACATCCTGGTGCCGACCATTCCCGATATCGGCGGCACCCCCGGCTTCCTGGCCCAGGGGGCGCAGGCATCGGCGATCGGCACCCAGCTGTCGACGGCCTACAACGACGCGCTGTTCGGCGGCCTGGCTGCGTCCGGGCTGCGGGTGATCCCGCTGGATACCTTCCACCTGCTGCAGGAGATCAGCGCCAATCCGGGCGCCTACGGTTTCAGCAATGTCACCGGCACCGCCTGCCAGCCGCAGATCACCGCGCAGTCGATCACCTGCCATCCCGGTACCTACGTGAGCCCGGATGCGGATCGGACCCATGTGTTTGCCGACGGCGTGCATCCGACCAGCTCGGCGCACGCGGTGCTGGCCCAATATGCGGTGTCGGTGATCGAGGCTCCTCGCCTTGCGGCGGTGATGCCGCATGTCGAAGCCCAGACCGGCCGCAATCGTGCCGATCGCGTCGCCGCCCAGGTCGTCGGCCGCACGCAGGATTCCGGCATGCGCCTGTGGGCCGACGTGCGCGGTGATTACCAGAAGTTCGACGATGGTGCCGGCCTGATGGTCGACGGCGAGGGTGCCGGCCCGGCGCTCAGCGTCGGTCTCGACTGGCGCAGCGGCAACCTCGTCTACGGCGGCTTCCTCGGACATGGCCGGCAGAAGCTCGACTTTGGCCGTCACCATGGCGACATCTCGATCGACGACACCGCGCTCGGCGGCTACCTCGGCTGGCGCAACGGCCAGGCGTGGGTGACCGGCCAGGTCGGTTACAGCTGGTCCAGCCATGACTTCGACCGCAAGATCGTGCTCGGCGATGCCACCCGCCTGCACCGCGGCTCGGCCGATGGCAGCAACCTGACCGTCGCCCTCGATGCCGGCTACGAGTTCGCCCGCGGCACGACGCGCCATGGGCCGGTGCTGTCGCTGGTCTCGCAGCGGATCAAGATCGACGAGATGCGCGAGGACCAGCCGTCGCTGGCGACCTCGCTCGCCTATCCCGAGCGCGATGTCGACTCGCTGGTCGGCCGGCTCGGCTGGCAGGCCCGGTTCAACGTCGACGGCCACATCTCACCGTACGCGCGGCTGACCTGGGATCGCGAATTCGAGGATGCCGATGAGGAAGTCTTCGCCCGCCTGCAGTCGTTGCCGGCTTCCGCACCGTACGCGGTGCCGGGGCTGTCCATCGACAAGGATTACGGCACCCTCGTGTTCGGTGCGCGCAGCAGGCTGTTCGGGATGGATGCCGACATCGGCCTGACCGGCACGGTCGCGCGGAACGGCCAGGATGCGGTGTCGCTGTTCGCGAGCCTCGGTCGCGGCTTCTGACCGTGGCCGGGGATGCCCGGGTCCTCGTGGCCCGGGTGTTCATCGCCGCATTGCTTCATGACGCGCGCGCGGCGTAGACTTCGCAGCACGCGGGTGTAGTTCAATGGTAGAACCTCAGCTTCCCAAGCTGATGGCGTGGGTTCGATTCCCATCACCCGCTCCAGCATTGCAGCGGCGGTCCCGTGTATCGGGGCCGCCGCTTTTCATTGGCGGTGTGCTTCCGGAGGCTTGATGTCATCCACGATCGTGCTCGGCTGGCGGGAGTGGGTCGCCTTACCCGCACTGGGACTGGACGCGGTGCGGGCCAAGGTCGACAGCGGCGCGCGCAGCTCGGCATTGCATGTCGACCGGCAGTGGCGGTTCGTCGAGCGCGGTGCGCCGTGGGTCGGCTTCGCGTTGACCCCGGGCGATGCCGCCGGGCACAGCATCGAAGCCGCCGCGCCGGTGTTCGACGAGCGCGAGGTCACCGACTCCGGCGGCCATGCGACCCGGCGGGTGTTCCTGCGCACTCCGATGCGGCTGGCCGGGGTCGAGCGCGAGATTGAAATAAACCTGTCGGACCGCCGCGGCATGCTGTTCCCGATGCTGTTGGGGCGCACCGCCATCGCCGGAACGTTCACGATCGATCCGGCACGATCCTTCCTCCATGGCCGGCTTGAGCCGGGCATGGCCGCCGTCGTCCACCGCCGTCCCGGCCCTTTCCGGTAATTTTCCCGGTGATTCCGTCATGAAGTTCGCGATCCTCTCGCGCAACGCCAAGCTGTATTCGACCCGGCGCCTGGCCGAAGCGGCCCGCGATCTCGGCCATTCCGTGCGCGTGCTCGACCCGCTGCGCTGCTACATGCGCATCGCCAACGACGACTTCCAGATGCACTACAAGGGTCGGGCGATGTCGGGCTACCACGTCGTCATCCCGCGCATCGGCGCATCGGTCACCCGCTATGGCAGTGCGGTGCTGCGCCAGTTCGAGTTGATGGACACTTTCACCCCGAACCCGTCCGACGCCATCCTGCGCGCGCGCGACAAGCTGCGCAGCCACCAGATGCTGGCGGCGCAGGGGATCGGTCTTCCCGCGACCGTGTTTGGCGACAATCCGGATGACACCAACGACCTGCTGTCGATGCTCGGCCCGCCGCCGCACGTGATCAAGTTGAACGAAGGCACCCAGGGCGCGGGGGTGATGTTGACCGAGAAGCTGTCGGCCTCGCGCGGGGTGATCGAGGCGTTGCGCGGGCTTTACGCGCAGTTCCTGGTCCAGGAGTTCGTGGCCGAGGCCAAGGGCGCGGACCTGCGCTGTTTCGTGGTTGGCGGCAGGGTTGTCGCGGCCATGAAGCGGCAGGCACCGAAGGGCGACTTTCGCTCCAACCTGCACCGTGGCGGTCGTGCGCGTGGCATCAAGGCGACGAAGGCCGAACAGGATGTCGCGATCCGTGCGGCGCGCGTGCTCGGTCTCGGTGTGGCCGGTGTCGACCTGATCCGTTCCGCGCGCGGCCCGCTGGTGCTGGAGGTCAATGCCTCGCCAGGGCTGGAGGGCATCGAAGAGGCGAGCGGGGTCGACATTGCCGCCGAGATCGTCAGCTACAGCGCCCAGCGCCACAAGCGCCGCGCGGCCAAACGGGCAGCGGCGAAGCGAAAATAGAGATCTATTTTTGGAAGATGATAGGCGAAGTTTAGGATTTTTAGGAGAATTTAGGCGATTTTTTAGTCGAGCTGCATGCTTGACGCCTTGTGCCTTTAACGATGGTTTAATCGGATCCGGGGTAGGCTTGCCCTGCCGCAGCTCTGCAGCTTCCAAGTCAGTCGGCTGGATACAGCAGGTTACGGTATCGGGGCAGTACCCCTTGCATTATTGGCCCAGGCGCGGCGACCCCGCCCTGGGCCCTTTTATTGTTTGCGCTGTGGCATACCTGGATGCATTTGCCACATCGTCCACCGAGGGCTCTGGCAGAATCGACTGATCCTCCGTGTGGCGGAACCGTGCGGCAAAGGGCCGGTCCAATGGCTGCTGGCCGACGGCAGATCGTCCAGCGGCGGCTGCGCCAACGTGGCCGCCATCCTTACCTTGTCATTGAAAGGAAGTGTGATGCGCATACTCGTGATCGAGGACAATCAGGACATCGCTGCCAACCTGGGCGACTTCCTAGAGGATCGCGGCCACACCGTCGATTTCGCCGCCGATGGCATCACCGGTCTGCATCTGGCCGTGGTGCACGACTTCGACGCCATCGTGCTCGACCTCAGCCTGCCCGGCATGGACGGCCTGGAGGTCTGCCGCAAGCTGCGCAACGAGGCGCGCAAGCAGACCCCGGTGCTGATGCTTACCGCCCGCGACACTCTGGACAACAAGCTGGCCGGCTTCGACTCCGGTGCCGACGACTACCTGATCAAGCCGTTCGCGCTGCAGGAAGTCGAAGTGCGATTGAACGCACTCTCGCGCCGCGGCCGCGGCGTGCAGACCCGGGTGCTCAACGTCGCCGACCTGGAATACAACCTCGACACGCTCGAGGTCCGTCGCCAGGGCAAGCTGCTGCAGCTCAATCCGACTGCGTTGAAGATCCTGCAGGCATTGATGGAGGCCTCGCCGGCGGTGGTCACCCGGCAGGAGCTGGAGACCCGGGTCTGGGGCGAGGAGCTGCCGGACTCCGACAGCCTGCGCGTGCACATCCATGGTTTGCGCGCGGTGGCCGACAAGCCCTTCGAAGTGCCGCTGATCCAGACCCGTCACGGTATCGGCTATCGCATCGCGGCGCCCGATGACCGCAGTTGATGTGACGCCCCGCCGGTTGCGCCGGCGCAGGCGGTTCCGCCGTCAGCTGCGCAGCCGCATCATCCTGGCCTTCGTCCTGCTCGGCTTCGGGCTGACCGCATTGTTCGCATGGGCGACCAACTACACCCGCAACCGGGTGGAGAACCAGTTGGTCGAGGACGTGATGAACAGCAACATCGACGAGTACGCGCGGCGGTTCTATTCCGACCCGACCCGCAATCCCGACCTGCCAGTGCAGCAGATGCTCGCACGTGTGGTGAAACGCGAGAACTTCGAGACGCTGCGGCTGGAAGAGCCGGACTGGTACGAGTTCGGCGATGGCATCCACAACGTCACCGGCACCAATCCCGACGGCTCGTCGTTCGCCTACAAGCTGGCGGTGCGCAAGACGTCGGACGAATGGTTCTTCCTTGCCTACGACATGACCCAGGCCGTGCGTGGCGAGGCGCAGTTCAATCGTGCGATTTACGGCGCGGTACTGGTGTTTACCCTGCTGTCGCTGCTGATCGGCTGGTGGTCGGCGTCGCGGGTCATGAGCCCGGTGTCGGAGCTGGCGCGCCGGCTCAAGGAGGCTGGCGGCAGTTCGAAGCCGGAGCAACTGGCCAGTCACTTTCCCGACGACGAGGTCGGTCAGCTGGCCGAGGCGCTGGACGACTACGCGACCCGCCTGACCGAGGTGGTCAAGCGCGATCGCGAGTTCAACTCCGATGTCAGCCATGAACTTCGCACGCCGCTGGCGGTGATCAAGGGTGCGGTCGAGCTGCTGCTGTCGCGGCCCGATCTGGACGACAAGAGCCGGGCCCGTCTGTTGCGCATCCAGCGTGCCGAACAGCAGGGCACCGACCTGATCAGCGCGCTGCTGCTGCTGTCGCGCAGCGAGCGCGGGCATGGCGCCACCGACGTCGGAAAGGTTGCCGAGCAACTGCTCGACGTCCACCGCGCGCAGATCGCCGGCAAGCCGCTGGAGCTGCGGATCGAGGGGCATAGCGAACTGGTGGTCGATGCCCCCGAGGCCGCGGTGTCGGTCGCACTGGGCAACCTGATCGGCAATGCGGTCAAGTACACCCGGCAGGGCGAGGTGATCGTGCGTCTGTTGCCCGAGGCGGTCGAGGTGATCGATTCCGGCCCCGGCCTCAGTCCCGAGGATGCGGCCCGCCTGTTCGAGCGGGGTTATCGCGGCAGTCATGCCGGTCATTCGCAGGGTGGCGGCATCGGCCTGTCGATCGTGCGCCGCCTGTGCGAGCTGTACGGCTGGAGCGTGCGGGTTGCCCCGGGCCGAGTCGAGGGCGTGGTGGCGACGCTGGGTTTCGTACCGGGCGAGGAGCGTAAACCCCTCGATTGAAGTAGCCCGGGTAAGGCGAAGCCGCACCCGGGGACCCTCGTGACGGCCACGGGTGCGGTTTCCCCGCGCCACAGGGTGATGTCGTGGGCTACAGCGTGAAGTGATCGCTCAGAGCGGCTCCAGCCAGCCGTATTTGTCCGGCGTGCGGCCGTCGAACAGGCCGAAGAACAGCTCCTGCATGCGGCGGGTGACCGGACCGGGCTTGCCGGCGCCGACCTGGCGCCCATCGACCGAGCGGATCGGCGTGATCTCGGCCGCGGTGCCGCACATGAACAGCTCGTCGCACAGGTACAGGTATTCGCGCGGCAGGTCGCGTTCGATCACCTCGATGCCAGCATCGCGGGCCAGGGTGATCAAGGTGTTGCGGGTGATGCCGTTGAGCAACGCGGCACTGACCGGGGTGGTGTGCAGGGCGCCATCGAACACCAGGAACAGATTCTCGCCCGCGCCCTCGCTGAGCAGGCCGGTCGAGGCCAGCGCGATGCCCTCGCCGAAGCCCAGTCGCCGCGCTTCGCGCGCGATCAGCTGGCCGGACAGATAGTTGCCGCCGGCCTTGGCACCGGCCGGGATGGTGTTGGGCGCGAATCGCTGCCAGCTCGAGACGCAGGCGTCGATGCCGGTCTCCAGCGCCTCGTCGCCGAGGTAGGGGCCCATGAACCAGGTGGCCACGCTCATTTCGATCGGCGTGTCGGCCGACAGCCCGAAACCGCCCAGGCCGCGCCAGGCGAACGGACGCAGGTAGGCGCGGGTCAGCTCGTTCCTGCGGATCACCTCGCGACAGGCTGCGTTGAGCGTCGCCAGGTCGTACGGCAGTTCCATGTCGTAGATCCGGGCTGAGGCATACAGGCGCCTGTTGTGGTCGGTCAGGCGGAAGATCGCCGGGCCGTCCGGTGTCTCGTAGCTGCGGATGCCCTCGAAGACCGACGAACCATAGTGCAGCGCATGCGCCATGATGTGGGTGGTCGCATCCTGCCAGCGCTTGATTTCGCCGTTGTGCCAGATCCAGTCGGGGTACTGCATTGCGTGC from Lysobacter alkalisoli harbors:
- the thiS gene encoding sulfur carrier protein ThiS, giving the protein MEITLNGEPRRTEATTIAALLEAEGLALRRVAVEVNGEIVPRGRHAGHPLSEGDRIEIVHALGGG
- a CDS encoding autotransporter domain-containing protein, translated to MKAPVRTGLAAALVASMALAAATPAMAQTFSQTVFFGDSLTDSGHYRPALVEAGGPSAAILGKFTTNPGLVWAEYLADFYGAAAHSANQGGTNYAVGGAMVATDRSGALGPTPSLATQVGNYLSTTGGRADANALYTLWGGANDIFAVTAGAPAEQTIGAAVSAQIGLVGSLQAAGARYILVPTIPDIGGTPGFLAQGAQASAIGTQLSTAYNDALFGGLAASGLRVIPLDTFHLLQEISANPGAYGFSNVTGTACQPQITAQSITCHPGTYVSPDADRTHVFADGVHPTSSAHAVLAQYAVSVIEAPRLAAVMPHVEAQTGRNRADRVAAQVVGRTQDSGMRLWADVRGDYQKFDDGAGLMVDGEGAGPALSVGLDWRSGNLVYGGFLGHGRQKLDFGRHHGDISIDDTALGGYLGWRNGQAWVTGQVGYSWSSHDFDRKIVLGDATRLHRGSADGSNLTVALDAGYEFARGTTRHGPVLSLVSQRIKIDEMREDQPSLATSLAYPERDVDSLVGRLGWQARFNVDGHISPYARLTWDREFEDADEEVFARLQSLPASAPYAVPGLSIDKDYGTLVFGARSRLFGMDADIGLTGTVARNGQDAVSLFASLGRGF
- a CDS encoding ATP-dependent zinc protease family protein, with protein sequence MSSTIVLGWREWVALPALGLDAVRAKVDSGARSSALHVDRQWRFVERGAPWVGFALTPGDAAGHSIEAAAPVFDEREVTDSGGHATRRVFLRTPMRLAGVEREIEINLSDRRGMLFPMLLGRTAIAGTFTIDPARSFLHGRLEPGMAAVVHRRPGPFR
- the rimK gene encoding 30S ribosomal protein S6--L-glutamate ligase, with the translated sequence MKFAILSRNAKLYSTRRLAEAARDLGHSVRVLDPLRCYMRIANDDFQMHYKGRAMSGYHVVIPRIGASVTRYGSAVLRQFELMDTFTPNPSDAILRARDKLRSHQMLAAQGIGLPATVFGDNPDDTNDLLSMLGPPPHVIKLNEGTQGAGVMLTEKLSASRGVIEALRGLYAQFLVQEFVAEAKGADLRCFVVGGRVVAAMKRQAPKGDFRSNLHRGGRARGIKATKAEQDVAIRAARVLGLGVAGVDLIRSARGPLVLEVNASPGLEGIEEASGVDIAAEIVSYSAQRHKRRAAKRAAAKRK
- a CDS encoding response regulator transcription factor; translation: MRILVIEDNQDIAANLGDFLEDRGHTVDFAADGITGLHLAVVHDFDAIVLDLSLPGMDGLEVCRKLRNEARKQTPVLMLTARDTLDNKLAGFDSGADDYLIKPFALQEVEVRLNALSRRGRGVQTRVLNVADLEYNLDTLEVRRQGKLLQLNPTALKILQALMEASPAVVTRQELETRVWGEELPDSDSLRVHIHGLRAVADKPFEVPLIQTRHGIGYRIAAPDDRS
- a CDS encoding sensor histidine kinase → MTAVDVTPRRLRRRRRFRRQLRSRIILAFVLLGFGLTALFAWATNYTRNRVENQLVEDVMNSNIDEYARRFYSDPTRNPDLPVQQMLARVVKRENFETLRLEEPDWYEFGDGIHNVTGTNPDGSSFAYKLAVRKTSDEWFFLAYDMTQAVRGEAQFNRAIYGAVLVFTLLSLLIGWWSASRVMSPVSELARRLKEAGGSSKPEQLASHFPDDEVGQLAEALDDYATRLTEVVKRDREFNSDVSHELRTPLAVIKGAVELLLSRPDLDDKSRARLLRIQRAEQQGTDLISALLLLSRSERGHGATDVGKVAEQLLDVHRAQIAGKPLELRIEGHSELVVDAPEAAVSVALGNLIGNAVKYTRQGEVIVRLLPEAVEVIDSGPGLSPEDAARLFERGYRGSHAGHSQGGGIGLSIVRRLCELYGWSVRVAPGRVEGVVATLGFVPGEERKPLD
- a CDS encoding branched-chain amino acid transaminase, whose amino-acid sequence is MHAMQYPDWIWHNGEIKRWQDATTHIMAHALHYGSSVFEGIRSYETPDGPAIFRLTDHNRRLYASARIYDMELPYDLATLNAACREVIRRNELTRAYLRPFAWRGLGGFGLSADTPIEMSVATWFMGPYLGDEALETGIDACVSSWQRFAPNTIPAGAKAGGNYLSGQLIAREARRLGFGEGIALASTGLLSEGAGENLFLVFDGALHTTPVSAALLNGITRNTLITLARDAGIEVIERDLPREYLYLCDELFMCGTAAEITPIRSVDGRQVGAGKPGPVTRRMQELFFGLFDGRTPDKYGWLEPL